The following are from one region of the Terriglobia bacterium genome:
- a CDS encoding thiol reductase thioredoxin: KDLPSDYNPPARLAIAYGEVGRYDDALAAADRALKLVYGPRKIRIYSTKAGILEKKGDREAAKAALAEALTYAEGLPKAQVSARGIEAIRTRIAKLG, from the coding sequence AGAAGGACCTCCCCTCGGATTACAACCCGCCGGCGCGGCTCGCGATCGCCTACGGAGAGGTAGGTCGTTACGACGACGCCCTCGCCGCGGCGGACCGAGCGCTGAAGCTGGTGTACGGCCCCCGCAAGATCCGGATCTACTCGACCAAGGCGGGCATCCTGGAGAAGAAGGGCGACAGGGAGGCGGCGAAGGCGGCGCTCGCGGAGGCGCTGACCTACGCGGAGGGCCTGCCGAAGGCGCAGGTGTCCGCTCGCGGGATCGAGGCGATAAGGACCCGGATCGCCAAGCTGGGCTGA
- a CDS encoding rhodanese-like domain-containing protein, producing the protein MTSPVPRRESPVAEREISREEVARRLRDPLLTIVDVLPRESYAGAHLPGAVSLPLAEVSDRAREVLPDPDREIAVYCGSFT; encoded by the coding sequence ATGACCTCTCCTGTCCCACGGCGTGAGAGCCCGGTCGCCGAGCGCGAGATCTCTCGCGAGGAGGTCGCGCGGCGCCTCCGTGATCCTCTGCTGACGATCGTGGATGTCCTGCCGCGGGAATCGTACGCGGGCGCGCACCTTCCCGGCGCGGTGAGCCTCCCGCTGGCCGAGGTGTCCGACCGCGCCCGGGAGGTGCTGCCGGATCCGGACCGGGAGATCGCGGTCTACTGCGGCAGCTTCACGTGA
- a CDS encoding SpoIIE family protein phosphatase yields the protein MPGSEGRFDPSPRRRTRRWPLIALAAIAAVALTHHARSAKDVLAGLLSGAPRPAIPFEVAVESSRFEKVRPEGAAAGLAVGDEPVRIGGGVYLGTASPWEAARRLRPGDTMEVVYRHSDPGMAPVEHTATIRLTAASPSRGSLVRSWIVGLGLKVGMPLFATLLGLWVVAVRPTDRRAWILLGLMLSFGQLVRADAASWEPGLREAGVAYSVALSSSWSIFMFLFGLSFPEPFRAEQRRPWIKWVPIAVIGASSLLTTVGSVGALEHQGAMGSVWAVERVLQVPAFVLALACVSSFFASLAMKTAFASSPDSKRRLRLLRTGATVALTPLFLLVIWSLATRHALEDAPTAIFLTALLPVLVFPATLAYVIVVQRALEVRWVLRMGARYLMVKNGLRLLIFAGMLPLGVMFSRIWLRPEVGFPLKLATMGVWVVIIFTVRRRATKALRAIDRRFFRDAYDEEHVLTELGEQVRTIVEAGPLLRTVTERIGSALHVGRIGTLVEDKGAFVLTPAPAAEPVPSLAAGSRTLEVLKAVGGPVGVYFDDPASWVHRDGGLPVAERRVLRELDTQILLPLAARGELLGMVSLGPKLSEQPYSRTDLRLLRNVATHTGLALLNSRLTSAIVAETATRARLSREIEIAREVQERLFPQQIPAVPGIECAGACRPASRVGGDYYDFLALPGGVLGIGLGDVSGKGIPAALLMASLQASLRGQTMDGGGDLARLMGRVNRLIHDTSPENRYATFFYAQLDPATRRLDYVNAGHNPPFLLRGGGAEILRLKDGGMVVGLMQDAAYVKASVDLRPGDLFVGFTDGISEAMNAEDEEWGEGRLLEALRSAEPGLAAPRVVERIFERADAFVAAAPQHDDMTLIVVRVLPG from the coding sequence GTGCCGGGCTCCGAGGGCCGCTTCGACCCGTCGCCGCGGCGCCGGACACGGCGATGGCCCCTGATCGCGCTGGCCGCGATCGCGGCCGTCGCGCTCACCCACCACGCGCGCTCCGCGAAAGATGTCCTCGCGGGGCTCCTGTCCGGGGCCCCGCGACCCGCCATCCCGTTCGAGGTCGCCGTCGAATCGTCCCGCTTCGAGAAGGTTCGCCCCGAGGGTGCGGCGGCGGGCCTGGCGGTCGGGGACGAGCCCGTGCGGATCGGGGGAGGGGTCTACCTGGGCACGGCGTCCCCCTGGGAGGCGGCGCGCCGGCTCCGACCGGGCGACACGATGGAGGTCGTTTATCGCCATTCCGACCCCGGAATGGCGCCCGTCGAGCACACGGCGACGATCCGGCTGACGGCCGCCAGCCCGTCCAGAGGATCCCTCGTGCGGAGTTGGATCGTCGGCCTCGGCCTCAAGGTCGGGATGCCGCTCTTCGCGACGCTCCTCGGACTCTGGGTCGTCGCGGTTCGTCCCACCGACAGGCGAGCCTGGATCCTGCTGGGCCTGATGCTCAGCTTCGGGCAGCTCGTGCGGGCCGACGCGGCGTCCTGGGAGCCGGGGCTCCGCGAGGCGGGGGTGGCGTACTCCGTGGCGCTCTCGTCGAGCTGGTCGATCTTCATGTTCCTGTTCGGGCTCTCCTTCCCCGAGCCGTTCCGCGCGGAGCAGCGGCGCCCGTGGATCAAGTGGGTCCCCATCGCCGTGATCGGTGCGAGCAGCCTGCTCACCACCGTCGGCTCGGTCGGCGCCCTCGAGCACCAGGGTGCGATGGGCTCCGTGTGGGCCGTGGAACGTGTCCTCCAGGTTCCCGCGTTCGTCCTGGCGCTCGCCTGCGTCAGCTCGTTCTTCGCCAGCCTCGCGATGAAGACCGCCTTCGCGTCGAGCCCCGACTCCAAGCGGAGGCTTCGGCTGCTGCGGACGGGTGCGACGGTGGCGCTCACGCCGCTCTTCCTCCTCGTGATCTGGAGCCTCGCGACCCGGCACGCGTTGGAGGACGCTCCCACCGCGATCTTCCTCACCGCGCTCCTGCCGGTGCTCGTCTTCCCCGCGACGCTCGCCTACGTGATCGTCGTGCAGCGGGCCCTGGAGGTGCGCTGGGTGCTCCGCATGGGGGCACGCTACCTGATGGTCAAGAACGGGCTCCGGCTCCTGATCTTCGCCGGGATGCTGCCGCTGGGCGTCATGTTCAGCCGGATCTGGCTGCGCCCCGAGGTGGGCTTTCCCCTGAAGCTCGCCACGATGGGCGTCTGGGTCGTGATCATCTTCACGGTCAGGAGGCGGGCGACGAAGGCGCTGCGCGCCATCGACCGGCGCTTCTTCCGCGATGCCTACGACGAGGAGCACGTCCTGACCGAGCTGGGGGAGCAGGTGCGCACCATCGTGGAGGCCGGGCCGCTGCTCCGGACCGTGACCGAGAGGATCGGGAGCGCGCTCCACGTCGGCCGCATCGGGACGCTCGTCGAGGACAAGGGCGCGTTCGTCCTCACCCCGGCTCCGGCAGCGGAGCCGGTCCCGAGTCTCGCCGCGGGCTCGCGGACCTTGGAGGTCTTGAAGGCGGTAGGAGGCCCCGTGGGAGTCTACTTCGACGATCCCGCATCGTGGGTCCACCGGGACGGGGGGCTGCCGGTCGCCGAGCGCCGCGTGCTGCGGGAGCTCGACACGCAGATCCTTCTTCCGCTCGCGGCGAGGGGAGAACTTCTCGGCATGGTCAGCCTGGGGCCGAAGCTGTCGGAGCAGCCGTACTCGCGGACCGACCTGCGCCTCCTTCGAAACGTCGCGACGCATACGGGTCTCGCGCTCCTGAACAGCCGCCTGACCTCCGCGATCGTCGCCGAGACGGCGACGCGCGCGCGCCTCAGCCGGGAGATCGAGATCGCGCGCGAGGTGCAGGAGCGGCTGTTCCCCCAGCAGATCCCGGCGGTCCCCGGGATCGAGTGCGCGGGGGCCTGCCGACCCGCGTCGAGGGTCGGCGGCGACTACTACGACTTCCTCGCGCTGCCGGGGGGCGTCCTCGGCATCGGCCTCGGGGACGTCTCGGGGAAAGGTATCCCAGCGGCACTTCTGATGGCGAGCCTCCAAGCGTCGCTCCGCGGCCAGACGATGGACGGCGGGGGCGATCTGGCGCGCCTGATGGGCCGAGTGAACCGGCTGATCCACGACACCTCGCCGGAGAATCGCTACGCGACGTTCTTCTACGCGCAGCTCGACCCGGCGACCCGGCGGCTCGACTACGTCAACGCGGGCCACAACCCGCCGTTCCTCCTCCGCGGCGGCGGAGCGGAGATCCTTCGCCTGAAGGACGGCGGCATGGTCGTCGGGCTGATGCAAGACGCGGCGTACGTGAAGGCGTCGGTGGATCTCCGGCCCGGCGACCTCTTCGTCGGATTCACCGACGGCATCAGCGAGGCGATGAACGCCGAGGACGAGGAATGGGGGGAGGGGCGCCTGCTCGAGGCCCTCCGCTCCGCGGAACCGGGACTCGCGGCCCCGCGCGTCGTGGAGCGGATCTTCGAGCGGGCCGACGCGTTCGTCGCGGCCGCGCCCCAGCACGACGACATGACCCTGATCGTCGTCCGGGTGCTTCCCGGCTGA
- a CDS encoding SPFH domain-containing protein, whose amino-acid sequence MNDSEKTRTAGSGYAMLLLGIVLIAAAIGCVALTIRTGSRAYALPLVPIVLAAVLALSGLFIVNPNDAIVLVLFGTYKGSVKTNGFFWANPFYTKKKITLRARNLNGQKIKVNDKAGNPIEIAAVVVWQVEDTYRAFFDVDRFEDYVVVQSEAAVRHLAGAYPYDTFEDHDVETLTLRAGTEQVSAKLEQELTDRFHRAGIKVIEARLSHLAYAPEIAEAMLRRQQATAVVAARTQIVNGAVSMVELALAKLSERNVVHLDEERKAAMVSNLLVVLCSETSATPVVNAGTLYP is encoded by the coding sequence ATGAACGACTCGGAAAAGACGCGAACGGCCGGCTCGGGGTACGCCATGCTTCTCTTGGGCATCGTCCTGATCGCCGCGGCCATCGGCTGCGTGGCGCTGACCATCAGGACGGGGAGCCGGGCTTACGCGTTGCCCCTCGTGCCCATCGTGCTCGCCGCCGTCCTCGCGCTGAGCGGACTGTTCATCGTGAACCCGAACGATGCGATCGTCCTGGTCCTGTTCGGCACGTACAAGGGGTCGGTGAAGACCAACGGGTTCTTCTGGGCGAATCCCTTCTACACGAAGAAGAAGATCACGCTCCGCGCCAGGAACCTGAACGGCCAGAAGATCAAGGTGAACGACAAGGCGGGCAACCCGATCGAGATCGCCGCGGTCGTCGTATGGCAGGTGGAGGACACGTACCGTGCGTTCTTCGACGTGGATCGCTTCGAGGACTACGTGGTCGTGCAGAGCGAGGCGGCGGTGCGGCATCTCGCGGGCGCGTACCCTTACGATACGTTCGAGGACCACGATGTCGAGACCCTCACGCTTCGGGCGGGGACGGAACAGGTGAGCGCGAAGCTGGAGCAAGAGCTGACCGACCGGTTCCACCGCGCCGGGATCAAGGTCATCGAGGCGCGCCTGAGCCATCTCGCCTATGCGCCCGAGATCGCCGAGGCGATGCTGCGCCGGCAGCAGGCCACCGCCGTCGTCGCCGCGCGGACCCAGATCGTCAACGGCGCGGTGAGCATGGTGGAGCTCGCCCTCGCGAAGCTCTCGGAGAGGAACGTGGTCCATCTCGACGAGGAGCGGAAGGCGGCGATGGTCAGCAACCTGCTGGTGGTGCTGTGCAGCGAGACGTCCGCAACCCCCGTCGTGAACGCCGGGACGCTGTACCCCTGA
- a CDS encoding Arc family DNA binding domain-containing protein, with translation MAERKKLLLRISPSLWEELNRWAAREFRSVNGQIEFLLQRAVDERLGSPAKRKKEGDAEGL, from the coding sequence ATGGCGGAGCGGAAGAAGCTACTGCTCAGGATCAGTCCCTCGCTCTGGGAAGAGCTGAACCGCTGGGCGGCCCGGGAGTTCCGAAGCGTCAACGGCCAGATCGAGTTCCTCCTTCAACGGGCGGTGGACGAGCGTCTCGGGAGCCCGGCCAAGAGGAAGAAAGAGGGTGACGCGGAAGGCCTTTGA
- a CDS encoding DMT family transporter gives MGEILSLTAALAWAVGVILFRKIGETTSAVALNLFKNVVTVALLVFALVLAGLPLFPDRPRSDWLLLAGSGVLGISLADTLFFLALERLGAGLVAVVDTLYSPSVIGLSVLFLGERFGLQVLVGAALVVGAILTGSADRPPPGSTRRDIVVGTILGAAAMICTACGIVMVKEMLGTVPVLWAAAVRMTFGVAGLLPLMLVPRWRSDAAAIFLPSRAWGLAIPASVLGSCLSMTAWLAGYKYTLASVAAVLNQLSTIFIVVLAAIFLKEPMTPRRTLAVAMAVTGAVLVTIR, from the coding sequence ATGGGCGAGATCCTGTCGCTGACCGCGGCCCTGGCCTGGGCCGTGGGCGTGATCCTCTTCCGGAAGATCGGCGAGACCACGTCGGCGGTCGCCCTCAACCTGTTCAAGAACGTGGTGACCGTCGCCCTGCTCGTGTTCGCCCTGGTGCTGGCGGGCCTGCCGCTCTTCCCGGACCGCCCGCGCTCGGACTGGCTGCTGCTCGCGGGGTCGGGGGTGCTCGGGATCTCCCTGGCCGACACCCTCTTCTTCCTCGCGCTCGAGAGGCTCGGCGCCGGGCTCGTGGCGGTGGTAGACACCCTGTATTCCCCTTCCGTGATCGGCCTCTCGGTCCTGTTCCTCGGCGAGCGGTTCGGACTCCAGGTCCTCGTCGGCGCGGCACTGGTGGTGGGCGCGATCCTGACCGGGAGCGCCGATCGACCGCCCCCCGGCAGCACGCGCCGCGACATCGTCGTCGGCACGATCCTGGGCGCCGCCGCCATGATCTGCACCGCGTGCGGGATCGTCATGGTGAAGGAGATGCTCGGGACCGTACCCGTCCTCTGGGCCGCGGCCGTGCGGATGACCTTCGGCGTCGCCGGCCTTCTGCCGCTGATGCTCGTGCCGCGCTGGCGGAGCGACGCCGCGGCGATCTTCCTCCCGAGCCGCGCCTGGGGTCTCGCGATTCCCGCCTCGGTGCTCGGGTCGTGCCTCAGCATGACCGCCTGGCTCGCCGGCTACAAGTACACCCTGGCGTCGGTCGCGGCGGTGCTGAACCAGCTCTCCACGATCTTCATCGTCGTGCTGGCCGCGATCTTCCTGAAGGAGCCGATGACGCCTCGGCGAACTCTGGCGGTCGCGATGGCGGTGACCGGGGCGGTGCTCGTCACGATCCGGTAG
- a CDS encoding tetratricopeptide repeat protein: MSRSARVPVRLLVLALLAAGTLAAFWPVLHHDFDEYDDAQYVTRNAHVRGGLTSGGVAWALTSFYASNWHPLTWMSHMLDWRLYGANAGGHHVTSLLLHLLNSCLLFLILHRATGVPGRSAVVAALFAVHPLHVESVAWIAERKDVLSTLFWMLATLAYVRRVPGSGIADRAAVAILFALGLSAKPMLVTLPFTLLLLDFWPLGRWGRDGSARAFPRIPSALLREKLPLFVLSAASCAVTIAAQHRALASMERYPAGVRTGNALVSYAAYLGKTVWPAALSVFYPHTEALAAPLRVAISTLVLVAATVAAFLLRRTRPYVIFGWLWYLGTLVPVIGLVQVGKQAMADRYTYVPLIGIFVIAVWGAADALGALARLRASGGGKRARADQDAAWMALPAAMVLVPLMLATRGQLAYWRDAVTLFTRAVTVADSAVARTNLGEALLNRDRTAEAEEQFRAALRIDPSASEAHNSLGFILEKEGRPDDALRFYKEATRLEPGYAIAHRNLGRLLARLGRLDEAVVHDERSVALDPGDAETLAGLGVALASLGRFGEAALRYEAALRIDPRSPEVENNLGTALSRLGRGDEAFRHFAEAVRLKPGYAVAHYNLATALYDRGAFAEAWTEVRRARALGFLPPPRFLEMLAAKMPEPDGSEGGRRTPTGS, translated from the coding sequence ATGTCGCGGAGCGCCCGAGTTCCCGTTCGGCTTCTGGTTCTCGCCCTCCTCGCCGCGGGAACGCTCGCGGCCTTCTGGCCGGTGCTGCACCACGACTTCGACGAGTACGACGACGCCCAGTACGTCACGCGGAACGCCCACGTCAGGGGCGGGCTCACTTCCGGCGGCGTCGCCTGGGCCCTCACCTCCTTCTACGCGTCCAACTGGCATCCCCTCACCTGGATGTCCCACATGCTCGACTGGCGGCTTTACGGCGCCAACGCCGGCGGGCACCACGTCACCAGCCTGCTCCTCCACCTGCTGAACTCGTGCCTCCTGTTCCTGATCCTCCACCGCGCGACGGGAGTGCCGGGGCGGAGCGCGGTCGTCGCCGCGCTCTTCGCCGTGCACCCGCTCCACGTCGAGTCGGTGGCGTGGATCGCCGAGCGGAAGGACGTGCTGAGCACCCTGTTCTGGATGCTGGCCACGCTCGCCTACGTCCGTCGCGTTCCCGGCTCCGGAATCGCGGACCGCGCGGCGGTCGCGATCCTGTTCGCGCTCGGCTTGTCCGCGAAGCCGATGCTCGTCACGCTCCCCTTCACGCTCCTGCTCCTGGACTTCTGGCCGCTCGGACGGTGGGGACGGGACGGCTCGGCGCGGGCGTTCCCGCGGATCCCGTCCGCGCTCCTCCGGGAGAAGCTCCCGCTCTTCGTGCTCTCCGCCGCGTCCTGCGCCGTCACGATCGCGGCGCAGCACCGCGCCCTGGCGTCCATGGAGCGGTATCCCGCCGGGGTCCGCACCGGGAACGCGCTCGTGTCCTACGCGGCCTACCTGGGCAAGACCGTCTGGCCCGCCGCCCTGTCGGTCTTCTATCCCCACACGGAAGCGCTCGCGGCGCCGCTCAGGGTGGCGATCTCGACTCTGGTCCTCGTGGCCGCCACCGTGGCGGCGTTCCTGCTCCGCCGGACCCGGCCGTACGTGATCTTCGGCTGGCTCTGGTACCTGGGAACGCTCGTCCCGGTGATCGGGCTCGTCCAGGTGGGGAAGCAGGCGATGGCGGACCGCTACACGTACGTGCCGTTGATCGGGATCTTCGTGATCGCCGTCTGGGGCGCCGCCGACGCGCTCGGCGCGCTGGCGCGGCTCCGCGCGTCCGGTGGAGGGAAGCGGGCCCGCGCGGACCAGGACGCGGCCTGGATGGCGCTTCCCGCGGCGATGGTGCTCGTGCCGCTGATGCTCGCCACCCGCGGGCAGCTCGCATACTGGCGCGACGCCGTGACCCTGTTCACCCGGGCCGTCACGGTGGCGGACAGCGCCGTCGCTCGCACGAATCTCGGGGAGGCCCTGCTCAACCGGGACCGGACCGCCGAGGCGGAGGAGCAGTTCCGAGCGGCGTTGCGCATCGATCCGTCGGCGAGCGAGGCCCACAACAGCCTCGGGTTCATCCTGGAGAAGGAGGGCCGCCCGGACGACGCCCTGCGGTTCTACAAAGAGGCGACGCGCCTCGAGCCGGGATACGCGATTGCTCACCGAAACCTCGGACGGCTCCTCGCGCGCCTCGGGCGCCTCGACGAGGCGGTGGTGCACGACGAGCGCTCGGTCGCGCTCGATCCCGGCGACGCGGAGACGCTCGCGGGCCTCGGCGTCGCTCTGGCATCGCTGGGCCGCTTCGGGGAAGCCGCCCTGCGTTACGAGGCCGCCTTGAGGATCGATCCGAGGTCGCCCGAGGTGGAGAACAACCTCGGGACCGCGCTCTCCCGGCTCGGGCGCGGCGACGAGGCGTTCCGGCACTTCGCCGAGGCCGTCAGGCTGAAGCCCGGCTACGCCGTCGCGCACTACAACCTGGCGACCGCGCTGTACGATCGGGGCGCCTTCGCCGAAGCCTGGACGGAGGTGCGGAGAGCGCGGGCGCTCGGCTTCCTCCCCCCGCCGCGCTTCCTCGAGATGCTCGCCGCGAAGATGCCCGAGCCGGATGGGTCGGAAGGCGGCCGCAGGACTCCTACCGGATCGTGA
- a CDS encoding aminotransferase class I/II-fold pyridoxal phosphate-dependent enzyme, with protein sequence MRRRGFDTQAIHAGHENFHPDATLVPIYQSVAYPYEDAREAAEIFRGEKPGYTYGRWDNPTVEAFEKRMAALEGAEAAIATASGMAAIFLLTHHLVKAGEDIVSSNRVYGGTFGLFDVGLPRMGAKVNWVTAPESLDAWAAAITPRTRFLFVESPSNPGLFIGDLRALAGLAHSRGIPLVVDNTICTPALQLPLELGADIVVHSTTKYICGNSSALGGIIIGSKPLIEDGIRKGPIRYLGPSMSPFNAWLNLLSLEHLSLRMERHCRNAMALARRLEEHPQVVSVNYPGLPSNPYHRLVAPQMKGCSSLMSFVIRGDYDDAVAVIDALELWTHATHLGTCKTIVTHPASTTHSAMGPEELQKAGIPPTLIRVSVGLEDERDILEDIEHALAKIGAKTGAGPR encoded by the coding sequence ATGCGCCGCCGCGGATTCGATACCCAAGCGATCCACGCAGGTCACGAGAATTTCCATCCGGACGCGACCCTGGTCCCGATCTACCAGAGCGTCGCGTACCCGTACGAGGACGCTCGCGAGGCCGCCGAGATCTTCAGGGGTGAGAAGCCGGGATACACGTACGGCCGCTGGGACAATCCCACCGTCGAAGCCTTCGAGAAGCGGATGGCGGCCCTCGAGGGGGCGGAGGCCGCGATCGCGACCGCTTCGGGGATGGCCGCGATCTTCCTTCTGACGCACCACCTCGTGAAGGCCGGCGAGGACATCGTCTCCTCCAACCGGGTCTACGGCGGGACCTTCGGTCTCTTCGACGTGGGTCTCCCCAGGATGGGCGCCAAGGTCAACTGGGTGACGGCACCCGAGTCCCTCGACGCCTGGGCCGCCGCGATCACGCCGCGCACCCGGTTCCTGTTCGTGGAGAGCCCCAGCAACCCGGGGCTCTTCATCGGCGACCTCCGCGCGCTCGCCGGCCTGGCCCACTCCCGCGGAATCCCCCTGGTCGTGGACAACACGATCTGCACGCCGGCCCTGCAGCTACCCCTGGAGCTGGGCGCCGACATCGTCGTGCACTCGACGACCAAGTACATCTGCGGCAACTCCTCGGCGCTGGGCGGGATCATCATCGGATCGAAGCCGTTGATCGAAGACGGGATCCGCAAGGGCCCGATCCGCTACCTGGGCCCCTCGATGTCGCCGTTCAACGCGTGGCTCAACCTGCTCTCGCTCGAGCACCTCTCGCTGCGCATGGAGCGCCACTGCCGCAACGCGATGGCCCTCGCACGTCGGCTCGAGGAGCACCCGCAGGTCGTGTCGGTCAACTACCCCGGACTCCCGTCGAACCCGTACCATCGCCTCGTCGCTCCCCAGATGAAGGGGTGCAGCTCGCTGATGTCGTTCGTGATCCGCGGCGACTACGACGACGCGGTCGCCGTGATCGACGCCCTCGAGCTCTGGACTCACGCCACGCACCTCGGCACCTGCAAGACGATCGTCACGCACCCCGCCTCGACCACGCACTCCGCGATGGGACCGGAGGAGCTGCAGAAGGCCGGGATCCCGCCCACGCTGATCCGGGTGTCCGTCGGCCTCGAGGACGAGAGGGACATCCTCGAGGACATCGAGCACGCGCTCGCGAAGATCGGCGCCAAGACCGGCGCCGGCCCGCGCTGA